Proteins from a single region of Mytilus trossulus isolate FHL-02 chromosome 2, PNRI_Mtr1.1.1.hap1, whole genome shotgun sequence:
- the LOC134706571 gene encoding NADH-ubiquinone oxidoreductase 75 kDa subunit, mitochondrial-like, with amino-acid sequence MLKLWPLSRVLVTRTSGAIFARTNTTAQDKVEVFVDDKQVFVAPGTTVLQACAEAGVEIPRFCYHDRLSIAGNCRMCLVEVEKSAKPVASCAMPVMKGMRVKTDSPATRKAREGVMEFLLMNHPLDCPICDQGGECDLQDQSMAFGSDRSRFTDIEFSGKRAVEDKNVGPLVKTIMTRCIHCTRCIRFASEVAGVEDLGTTGRGGDMQVGTYVEKMIKSELSGNVIDLCPVGALTSKPYAFTARPWETRKTESIDVMDAIGSNIVVSTRTNEVMRILPRMNEDINEEWISDKTRFAYDGLKRQRLTTPFVRDSTGVLKQADWESAFVAAAEKLGTTKGDEIAAVVGGFVDAESLVCLKDFLNKLGSEGLCTEEIFPMDGAGTDLRSNYLLNTTISGVEEADLILLVGTNPRFEAPLFNARMRKSWIHNDLEVAMVGPQVDLTFDHANLGDSTQVLQEIANGTHPFCKKLNSAKNPMVVVGSSILQREDGSAIHSATVEVAQNARKQSGCGEGWKVLNVLHRVASQVAALDIGYKAGVDCIKQNPPKVLYLLGADNGTITREDIPKDCFVIYQGHHGDKGAAMADVILPGAAYTEKEGTYVNTEGRAQEARLAVSPPGLARSDWKIIRALSEVIGVTLPYDKLEEIRGRLTEVSPNLTQYEKVEEANYFNQSQQLANSLKASLDSKPITVNQVQLKDFYMTDSISRASQTMAKCVQAATEAETAKY; translated from the exons ATGTTGAAGCTCTGGCCCCTTAGTAGGGTCTTGGTGACAAGAACATCTGGAGCCATTTTTG caCGTACTAACACAACAGCTCAAGATAAAGTAGAAGTGTTTGTTGATGATAAACAAGTATTTGTGGCTCCAGGAACTACAGTATTGCAG GCTTGTGCAGAAGCAGGAGTGGAGATTCCTAGATTTTGCTATCATGACAGATTGTCAATTGCCGGTAACTGTAGAATGTGTCTGGTCGAGGTAGAAAAGTCGGCTAAG CCTGTTGCCTCATGTGCTATGCCTGTGATGAAAGGGATGAGAGTTAAAACAGATTCTCCTGCTACAAGAAAGGCCag GGAGGGTGTAATGGAGTTTTTACTAATGAATCATCCACTGGATTGTCCCATCTGTGATCAGGGTGGAGAATGTGATCTACAG GATCAGTCAATGGCATTTGGAAGTGACAGAAGTAGATTTACAGACATTGAATTCAGTGGCAAAAG GGCAGTGGAAGACAAGAATGTTGGTCCATTAGTTAAAACAATAATGACAAGATGTATACACTGTACTAGATGTATAAG atttgCTAGTGAAGTTGCTGGTGTAGAAGATTTAGGAACTACTGGGAGAGGTGGAGACATGCAAGTTGGTACTTATGTAGAGAAAATGATAAAGTCAGAACTATCAGGAAATGTAATTGATCTGTGTCCAGTTGGAGCTTTGACATCAAAGCCATATGCTTTTACAGCAAGACCTTGGGAGACTAG GAAAACAGAAAGTATAGATGTTATGGATGCTATAGGTAGTAACATTGTAGTCAGTACAAGAACAAATGAAGTCATGAGAATTCTACCAAGAATGAACGAG gataTCAACGAAGAATGGATTTCAGATAAAACCAGATTTGCTTATGATGGTTTAAAGAGACAAAGACTGACAACACCATTTGTCAGAGATAGTACTGGGGTCCTTAAACAAGCAGACTGGGAATCAGCTTTTGTAGCAGCTGCTGAAAAG TTAGGAACAACAAAAGGTGATGAGATTGCAGCAGTCGTTGGTGGGTTTGTAGATGCTGAATCTTTAGTCTGCCTCAAAGATTTTCTCAACAAGCTAGGAAGTGAAGGACTATGCACAGAGGAGATTTTCCCAATGGATGGGGCAGG aacTGATTTAAGATCTAATTACTTGCTGAATACAACAATATCTGGTGTGGAAGAAGCTGATTTGATTTTGCTGGTTGGTACTAATCCCAGATTTGAAGCTCCATTGTTTAATGCTAGAATGAGAAAAAG CTGGATTCATAATGACTTAGAAGTGGCCATGGTTGGACCCCAAGTTGACCTTACTTTTGACCATgcg aATCTTGGTGACAGTACTCAAGTATTACAGGAAATAGCTAATGGTACACATCCATTCTGTAAG AAACTTAACAGTGCTAAGAACCCAATGGTAGTTGTTGGTAGCTCTATACTTCAGAGAGAGGACGGCAGTGCCATCCACAGTGCTACTGTAGAAGTTGCACAGAATGCACGTAAGCAGAGTGGATGTGGTGAGGGGTGGAAAGTCTTAAATGTATTACATAGG GTTGCCAGTCAGGTAGCAGCATTAGATATAGGATACAAGGCAGGTGTAGATTGTATTAAACAGAATCCTCCTAAAGTCTTGTACTTGCTAGGTGCTGATAATGGAACCATAACCAGAGAGGATATTCCTAAAGACTGCTTTGTTATATACCAAG GTCACCATGGAGACAAGGGAGCAGCTATGGCTGATGTTATACTCCCAGGGGCAGCATATACAGAAAAAGAGGGAACATATGTTAATACTGAGGGCAGAGCACAAGAAGCTAGACTTGCTGTTTCTCCTCCTGGCCTAGCAAGGTCAGACTGGAAAATCATTAGAGCTTTATCAGAG gttaTTGGAGTTACACTTCCTTATGATAAATTAGAAGAAATTAGAGGCAGACTAACAGAGGTGTCACCTAATTTAACACAATATGAGAAGGTGGAGGAGGCTAATTATTTCAACCAATCACAACAACTTGCAAAT agttTAAAGGCATCTCTAGATTCCAAACCTATAACAGTGAACCAAGTtcaattaaaagatttttatatGACAGACTCAATAAGTCGTGCCTCACAAACAATGGCCAAATGTGTACAGGCCGCAACAGAGGCAGAAACAGCTAAATACTGA
- the LOC134706572 gene encoding elongation factor 1-beta-like: MGFGDLKAKAGQQALNAYLADKSYIEGYQASQADAVVFAGLTGAPSKDLVNALRWYNQINSYNNQEKSSFPGTKKDINSYGSAAPAASNGDADEDDFDLFGSDDEEEVEKEKQKRLQQYAEKKAKKPALIAKSSIVLDVKPWDDETDMAAMEKLVRTVETDGLIWGVSKLVPVGYGIKKLQIGCVVEDDKVGTDFLEEAITAFEDYVQSVDIAAFNKI, translated from the exons ATGGGTTTTGGAGATTTGAAGGCCAAAGCCGGCCAACAGGCTTTAAACGCTTACTTAGCAGACAAAAGTTACATTGAAGG ctaCCAGGCATCACAAGCTGATGCTGTTGTCTTCGCCGGTCTTACAGGAGCTCCTTCAAAAGATCTTGTAAATGCTCTGAGATGGTACAACCAAATCAACTCCTACAATAACCAAGAAAAATCAAG TTTCCCTGGTACAAAGAAAGACATAAATTCCTATGGATCTGCAGCCCCAGCCGCATCTAATGGAGATGCTGATGAGGATGATTTTGATCTGTTTGGATCAGACGATGAAGAAGaagtagaaaaagaaaaacagaaaagactCCAACAATACGCAGAAAAGAAAGCTAAAA AACCTGCACTTATAGCCAAAAGTAGTATTGTACTAGATGTGAAACCATGGGATGATGAAACTGATATGGCAGCCATGGAAAAATTAGTACGAACTGTTGAAACTGATGGTCTTATATGGGGAGTAT CTAAACTGGTTCCTGTAGGatatggaataaaaaaattacagataGGATGTGTGGTTGAAGATGACAAA GTTGGTACAGATTTCCTTGAAGAAGCAATAACAGCTTTTGAAGACTATGTACAATCTGTTGACATTGCAGCATttaataagatttaa